The following is a genomic window from Streptomyces sp. BHT-5-2.
CATCGCTTACCTACTACAAGTCTGGTCCGTCGGCTCCACCACTCCCCTCAACTCCGAAGAGATCAGGGCGGCTTCACGGACTTAGCATCGCCTGATTCAGTACTGGGCGCTTCAAAGCGGGTACCGGAATATCAACCGGTTGTCCATCGACTACGCCTGTCGGCCTCGCCTTAGGTCCCGACTTACCCTGGGCAGATCAGCTTGACCCAGGAACCCTTAGTCAATCGGCGCAAGAGTTTCCCACTCTTGTATCGCTACTCATGCCTGCATTCTCACTCGTGAACCGTCCACAACTCGCTTCCACGGCTGCTTCACCCGGCACACGACGCTCCCCTACCCATCACGATCCCCGTTAGGAGTAATATCGCAATGACACGACTTCGGCGGTGTACTTGAGCCCCGCTACATTGTCGGCGCGGAATCACTTGACCAGTGAGCTATTACGCACTCTTTCAAGGGTGGCTGCTTCTAAGCCAACCTCCTGGTTGTCTCTGCGACTCCACATCCTTTCCCACTTAGCACACGCTTAGGGGCCTTAGTCGATGCTCTGGGCTGTTTCCCTCTCGACCATGGAGCTTATCCCCCACAGTCTCACTGCCGCGCTCTCACTTACCGGCATTCGGAGTTTGGCTAAGGTCAGTAACCCGGTAGGGCCCATCGCCTATCCAGTGCTCTACCTCCGGCAAGAAACACACGACGCTGCACCTAAATGCATTTCGGGGAGAACCAGCTATCACGGAGTTTGATTGGCCTTTCACCCCTAACCACAGGTCATCCCCCAGGTTTTCAACCCTGGTGGGTTCGGTCCTCCACGAAGTCTTACCTCCGCTTCAACCTGCCCATGGCTAGATCACTCCGCTTCGGGTCTAGAGCGTGCAACTCAAACGCCCTCTTCGGACTCGCTTTCGCTACGGCTTCCCCACACGGGTTAACCTCGCTACACACCGCTAACTCGCAGGCTCATTCTTCAAAAGGCACGCAGTCACGACGCAAAGAACAAGTCTCTGCGCGACGCTCCCACGGCTTGTAGGCACACGGTTTCAGGTACTATTTCACTCCGCTCCCGCGGTACTTTTCACCATTCCCTCACGGTACTATCCGCTATCGGTCACCAGGGAATATTTAGGCTTAACGGGTGGTCCCGCCAGATTCACACGGGATTTCTCGGGCCCCGTGCTACTTGGGTGTCTCTCAAACGAGCCGCTAATGTTTCAGCTACGGGGGTCTTACCCTCTACGCCGGACCTTTCGCATGTCCTTCGCCTACATCAACGGTTTCTGACTCGTCCCACAGCCGGCAGACTGCAGAAAAGAGATCCCACAACCCCGCACTGGCAACCCCTGCCGGGTATCACACCAATACGGTTTGGCCTCATCCAGTTTCGCTCGCCACTACTCCCGGAATCACGGTTGTTTTCTCTTCCTGCGGGTACTGAGATGTTTCACTTCCCCGCGTTCCCTCCACACTGCCTATGTGTTCAGCAGCGGGTGACAGCCCATGACGACTGCCGGGTTTCCCCATTCGGACACCCCCGGATCAAAGCTCGGTTGACAGCTCCCCGGGGCCTATCGCGGCCTCCCACGTCCTTCATCGGTTCCTGGTGCCAAGGCATCCACCGTGCGCCCTTAAAAACTTGGCCACAGATGCTCGCGTCCACTGTGCAGTTCTCAAACAACGACCAGCCACCCGTCACACACCACCAACGTGGCGCTTCACCGGGACCGGCGTTCGAAGGGCAAGCAACGCTCGCACCCTCAGACACCCAACAGCGCGCCCGACCCGACCAGATGAGACCCCGCGTTCCACGCCGAAGCAGTACTAACAGTCCCCATCACGATCGTGCCGAATAGTCAACGTTCCACCCATGAGCAACCAGCATCAGACACTCGCTGATGTACTGGCCTCTGACCAAACCGAAGCCTGGTAAGAAGTGCTCCTTAGAAAGGAGGTGATCCAGCCGCACCTTCCGGTACGGCTACCTTGTTACGACTTCGTCCCAATCGCCAGTCCCACCTTCGACGATTCCCTCCCACAAGGGGTTGGGCCACCGGCTTCGGGTGTTACCGACTTTCGTGACGTGACGGGCGGTGTGTACAAGGCCCGGGAACGTATTCACCGCAGCAATGCTGATCTGCGATTACTAGCAACTCCGACTTCATGGGGTCGAGTTGCAGACCCCAATCCGAACTGAGACCGGCTTTTTGAGATTCGCTCCACCTCACGGTATCGCAGCTCATTGTACCGGCCATTGTAGCACGTGTGCAGCCCAAGACATAAGGGGCATGATGACTTGACGTCGTCCCCACCTTCCTCCGAGTTGACCCCGGCAGTCTCCTGTGAGTCCCCATCACCCCGAAAGGCATGCTGGCAACACAGAACAAGGGTTGCGCTCGTTGCGGGACTTAACCCAACATCTCACGACACGAGCTGACGACAGCCATGCACCACCTGTACACCGACCACAAGGGGGACCCTGTCTCCAGAGTTTTCCGGTGTATGTCAAGCCTTGGTAAGGTTCTTCGCGTTGCGTCGAATTAAGCCACATGCTCCGCTGCTTGTGCGGGCCCCCGTCAATTCCTTTGAGTTTTAGCCTTGCGGCCGTACTCCCCAGGCGGGGAACTTAATGCGTTAGCTGCGGCACGGACGACGTGGAATGTCGCCCACACCTAGTTCCCAACGTTTACGGCGTGGACTACCAGGGTATCTAATCCTGTTCGCTCCCCACGCTTTCGCTCCTCAGCGTCAGTATCGGCCCAGAGATCCGCCTTCGCCACCGGTGTTCCTCCTGATATCTGCGCATTTCACCGCTACACCAGGAATTCCGATCTCCCCTACCGAACTCTAGCCTGCCCGTATCGAATGCAGACCCGGAGTTAAGCCCCGGGCTTTCACATCCGACGCGACAAGCCGCCTACGAGCTCTTTACGCCCAATAATTCCGGACAACGCTCGCGCCCTACGTATTACCGCGGCTGCTGGCACGTAGTTAGCCGGCGCTTCTTCTGCAGGTACCGTCACTCTCGCTTCTTCCCTGCTGAAAGAGGTTTACAACCCGAAGGCCGTCATCCCTCACGCGGCGTCGCTGCATCAGGCTTTCGCCCATTGTGCAATATTCCCCACTGCTGCCTCCCGTAGGAGTCTGGGCCGTGTCTCAGTCCCAGTGTGGCCGGTCGCCCTCTCAGGCCGGCTACCCGTCGTCGCCTTGGTGAGCCATTACCTCACCAACAAGCTGATAGGCCGCGGGCTCATCCTTCACCGCCGGAGCTTTCCACACACAGAAGATGCCTCCGTGTGTCATATCCGGTATTAGACCCCGTTTCCAGGGCTTGTCCCAGAGTGAAGGGCAGATTGCCCACGTGTTACTCACCCGTTCGCCACTAATCCCCGACCGAAGCCGGTTCATCGTTCGACTTGCATGTGTTAAGCACGCCGCCAGCGTTCGTCCTGAGCCAGGATCAAACTCTCCGTGAATGCTTCCCCGTAATCGGGGCGAACACCACGAGAGCGGAACCACAAGGAGGAATAATCCCCGCGGTTCACAGCGTCCTCGCTGTGCGCCTCCCAAAGCTTTGGAAGGACTTTCAAAGGAACCTCGCCCCAACATGACGTTGGAGACGGGGTATCAACATATCTGGCGTTGACTTTTGGCACGCTGTTGAGTTCTCAAGGAACGGACGCTTCCTTCGGCCTGCCCTCGCGGGCTTCCTCCGGGCGCTTCCCTTCGGTCTTGCGTCTCCGACTCTATCAGACCCTTTCGGCCCTGATTTCCGCCGGTGCGATCCGGCCTTTCGGCTTTCTCGCGGCTCCGACCTTACCAGATCCGTTTCCGTCTCTGGCCCCCTGCCGGAGTGGGGGCGGCCGTTTCGCTTTCGCTTTTCGGCCTTTCCGACTTTATCAGATCTTCTTTCCGTTCCGGTCCGCTTCTCGGTGAGTTGCGGGCGGTTCGAATTTCGATCCGATTCCCCTGTCGGCGGGGTGTTCACTACGTTAGCGGAATTCCTCGGTGACGCCTAATCAGACGCCCGGAACACATTTCGACATGCGAAATTCAGTCCCGTTGAGGGGCCGTGCAGTAGTGGGTTGCCGCGAAGCGGCGAAATGGCTGCCGCAGAACCGTTCCGGCTCGTTGGCAACTCGGAGAACACTACGGATCGAGGAGGGGCGTGTCAAACCGGGGTCAGTCGAGGTCGCTCAGGCGGCCGTCGGCGTCCGGCTGGGTGTCCTCGACGCGGCGCAGCAGGCGGGTCAACGCATCGCCGAGGATGCGGCGTTCCTCGCCGGAGAGGTCCTGGAGGAGGTCCTCCTCGAAGACCGTCGCCATGCGCATCGCCTCCGTCCACTTCTCGCGGCCCTCGTGGGTCAGCTCGACGATGACGCGGACGCGGTTGGTCTCGTCGCGCTCGCGGGTCACCAGGCCCTCGTTGGCCAGCCGGTCGATGCGATGGGTCATGGCGGCCGGCGTGAGGCCGAGGCGCTTGGCGAGTTCGCCGGGGCCCATGCGGTAGGGCGCGCCGGAGACGACGAGTGCCTTGAGGACCTCCCACTCGGCGTTGCTGATGCCGAGGGTGGCGGTCTGCCGTCCGTAGGCGACGTTCATCCGCCGGTTGAGGCGCTGGAGTGCGGAGACGACCTGCTCCACCTGGGGGTCGAGGTCCTGGAACTCGCGTTGGTAGGCCGCGATCTGTTCCTCGAGGCTCGGCTCGGTGCCGCCTTGGGCCGCATCTGAGGGCTCTGACATGCGGCGCAGTATGACACGAAAGCCATTGGCGTTGAAGTTCTTCGTCGTGTAGTCTTTAGCTTCGAACTTTAGGGTCGAAGTCTTGAGGGTGTGACTGTCCGGTCTTGGACGTCCCGGGCGTCGCGTACGCCGCCTCGGCTCGGCTCGGGGGTTCCGACCCGTATCCGTATTCATGACCTGACCTAGGTAGGTGAGTGTGACCACCGCGATGGGCGCCGCGCTGCGCCGGATCCAGCTGGGGAACGCGCTGAGCGCGTTCGGCAACGGCTTCACCGTGCCGTATCTGTACGTCTACGTGGCGAACGTGCGGCATCTCGGTGCGAGTACGGCTGGTGTGGTGCTGGCGATGCTGGCGATCTCCGCGCTGGTCGTGCTGCCGCTGACCGGGCGGGCCATCGACCGGCGGGGGCCGCTGCCGGTGGCCGTCGCCGGTACGGTCGCGGCCGCCGTCGGGTCGCTGGGGATCGGGCTGGCGGAGACCGAGCCGATGGTCGTCGCGTCGGCGGTGGCGCTGGGGGCCGGTATCGCGGTGATCCAGCCGGCGCTGGCCACGATGATCGTGTGGTGCTCGACGACGGTGACCCGGTCGCGGGCGTTCGCCACGCAGTTCTTCCTGAACAACCTGGGACTGGGCATAGGCGGCCTGGTCGGTGGTCAGCTGGTCGACGAGGCGCATGCGTCGAGCTTTGTGCGGCTGTTCGCCATCGAGGCCGTGATGTTCCTGGTGCTGGGGGCGGCGATCGCTTCCGTGCGGCTGCCGCGGGCGCCGAAGGTCGAGGACGCGGTGCCGACCGAGGAGCGGGCCAGGGGCGCGTGGCGGGCGCTGTTCGGCGACCGGCGGATGATGCGGCTGTGCGTGCTGGGCTTCGTGCTGTTCTTCGCCTGCTACGGGCAGTTCGAGTCGGGGCTGGCGGCGTATGCCACGGAGGTCACCCGGATCGAGCCGGCCACACTGGGCATCGCGCTGGCGGCCAACACGGCGGCGATCGTGGCGGCGCAGTTCGTGGTGCTGAAGCTGGTCGAGCGGCGGCGCCGGAGCCGGGTGATGGCGCTGGTGGGCATGGTCTGGACGGTGGCGTGGATAGCCGCCGGCCTGTCCGGGCTGGTGCACGGGAGCCAGGTGGTGGCGACCGTGCTGCTCATCTCCACGTATGCGCTGTTCGGCATCGGGGAGTCGCTGCTGTCGCCGACGGTGGCACCGCTGGTGGCGGATCTGGCGCCGGCCTCGCTGATAGGCCAGTACAACTCGGCGTTCGCGCTGGTCAAGCAGTTGGCGCTGGCGGTCGGGCCGGCCGTCGGAGCGCTGATGGTCGGGCACGGGATGTATGTCGCGTACATCGCGATGCTCGTGGCGTGCGCGGTCGGGATCACGGTGCTGGCGCTGCGGCTTGGGCGGATGCTCAGCCCGGCCCAGGACCAGCCGCACCGGGCGGTCGCCGTGCCGGCGCAGCGGGTGGAGGCCGAACCGGTGGCCGCGGGCGTGTGAGCAGGGCTCCGGGGGGGCGCCCGCTGTTGCGCGGTGCTGCCCCGGACGGAGACGGCCCAGATCCTGTCGTCGAACGCCCGGCAGACGGTTGTTTGACGACAGGGCCTAGCCCCGGGGCAGGGCGAATTCGCACCAGACGGCCTTGCCGCCGCCGGGGGTGCGGCGGGAGCCCCAGGAGGAGGCGATGGTGGCGACGATCGAGATGCCGCGGCCGGTCTCGTCGACGGGCTCGGCCCGCCGGCGGCGGGGCAGATGGTCGTCGCCGTCGGTGACCTCGATGATCAGTCGGCGGTCGGTGCGGCGCAGCCGCAGGCGCATCGGCGGGGTGCCGTGCTGGAGGGAGTTGGCGACGAGTTCGCTGGCGGCCAGGACGCCGAGGTCGTGGAGTTCCGGGGAGAAGCGCCAGGAGGCGAGGACGCCGGAGGCGAAGGCGCGGGCGCGGGGTGCCGCCTCGGTGCCGCCGTGCAGTTCGAGGGCGGCGTTGTGGAACAGCTCGGCGTCGTGCCCGGTGCGGACCGGGTTCTGGATGACGAGGATGGCGACGTCGTCGTCGTGGGCGGCGGTGATGCCCAGGGAGCGCAGCAGCCGGTCGCAGACGATGTCGGGG
Proteins encoded in this region:
- a CDS encoding MarR family winged helix-turn-helix transcriptional regulator, which encodes MSEPSDAAQGGTEPSLEEQIAAYQREFQDLDPQVEQVVSALQRLNRRMNVAYGRQTATLGISNAEWEVLKALVVSGAPYRMGPGELAKRLGLTPAAMTHRIDRLANEGLVTRERDETNRVRVIVELTHEGREKWTEAMRMATVFEEDLLQDLSGEERRILGDALTRLLRRVEDTQPDADGRLSDLD
- a CDS encoding MFS transporter; the protein is MTTAMGAALRRIQLGNALSAFGNGFTVPYLYVYVANVRHLGASTAGVVLAMLAISALVVLPLTGRAIDRRGPLPVAVAGTVAAAVGSLGIGLAETEPMVVASAVALGAGIAVIQPALATMIVWCSTTVTRSRAFATQFFLNNLGLGIGGLVGGQLVDEAHASSFVRLFAIEAVMFLVLGAAIASVRLPRAPKVEDAVPTEERARGAWRALFGDRRMMRLCVLGFVLFFACYGQFESGLAAYATEVTRIEPATLGIALAANTAAIVAAQFVVLKLVERRRRSRVMALVGMVWTVAWIAAGLSGLVHGSQVVATVLLISTYALFGIGESLLSPTVAPLVADLAPASLIGQYNSAFALVKQLALAVGPAVGALMVGHGMYVAYIAMLVACAVGITVLALRLGRMLSPAQDQPHRAVAVPAQRVEAEPVAAGV